GTTTTGCTCACTAAAGCTCAAATCCCATTCAGAACCAATCGGCTCTTCATTTTCATCTTTATCAGTAAAAGCATTCAACATTTTAAAATTAGTTTTTGGACTAATGGAAGTATACTTCTGAACTGACCAATGCTCCTCTCCTGCTGGGCTAACCATGGCATAAAATCTTTTTCCTCCTACTTCAAAATTCATAAATTTTGTTTTCGATGACCAAGGTTTGGGTGCCCACCATTGATCTAGGATTTCTTGTTTTGAAAAAGCATCCCATACCATTGAAAGGTTGGAAGCAAATTCTCTACTTATGCTTACCGTTTTTGTTGTTTTGTCAATTGTAAAATCAAAAAGCAAATCGTTTTTCATTTTTTCTATTCTTTAATTGGTGATAATACTACATCAAAATATTCTTATAGCCCTTTTAGAACTGGCCCGATCTCGTCGCTCCTTTTAGTAAATAAAACTAGCAATTCATACATGTAAAGATACGAATAAAAGTACTTTTAGTAGTAACTGCAATATAATATCGATAATCAGTTTAAAAAAAAATCTGACAAAACAAAAGCACCCAAAAACACCTACAACACTCAATTACAACTTATTGAATAAACAACACCAAAATTAATTAACTTTTTTTGTAAAAAAAAACAGTTAAAATTTGGGAACTAATATTTTTAACATACTTTTGTCCTATCAAATTAGTAGAATTAATAGAGTTAAATAAATTAAAAAACAAAAGATTAAATACTTCCAAATACACTTCTATTTATATGAAGTAAGAATCAATTGAAAATCCATTCATCACGCAACAAACATCAGTCACGAAATCATAAAACTGTTATAAGGCACATCCTAAATTATAGGATTGAAATCTTGTGAAAAATCAATTCAAATAGTAGTAATCAAAAAATATAAAAATGAAAAAACGAATGCAACTCAGATAAAAAAAAACCATTTCTGCGGCAACAGAAATGGTAAAGCTTAAAGAAATTGTTCATCTCTAAAAAGAAAGCGTAAAAGGAGTTAATCCGTTTACAGCTCCTTTATTTATTAAACTAAAACAAAGTAATGAAAAAAATAATAAATAGACTGCTATGGTTATGTGTTTTATTGATTTCCATCGGAATTAAAGCACAAGAAACCAAAGCGTTAATTCAGTCTAAACTCGACGGAACTGTCATTGATGCAGTAACAAAACAGCCAATTATTGGTGCTTCTATAAACATAAAAGGCACTACACACGGAGCAATAACAGATTTTGATGGAAAATTTCATTTTCAAACAGGTCAAAAACTCCCTTACACATTGATTGTAAGTTATATGGGGTACAAAAAAAACGAAACTGTAGTCAATCAAAATTCAGTTGTAATTAGCCTTACCGAAGAACCCAATGCTTTGTCTGAAGTTGTAGTTACTGCTCTTGGTATCACAAAAGAAAAAAAATCTTTAGGATATACCACGCAATCACTTAAAAACAAAGATATAGCAGAAACAAAAGAAACAAATTTCTTGAATAGCCTTTCTGGAAAACTAGCAGGTGTGCGTATTACCAACTCACAAGGAGATATGGGATCTTCACGTATTGTTATTCGTGGCGAAACTTCGATTGCAGGAAATAACCAACCTTTATTTGTTGTTGATGGAGTTCCGGTAGACAACTCCCAATTGGGAAGTTTTGGAGGCGCAACTCGTGACTTTAAAAATGCTGTTGCCGATTTAAATCCTCAAGACATTGAAACATTAACGGTATTAAAAGGTCCTAACGCGGCGGCTCTTTACGGATCACGTGCCGCGCATGGTGTTGTTCTTATAACTACAAAATCAGGAAAAGGCCAGCAAGGACTTGGAGTAAGCTTCAGCACTGGTATAACAGTCTCTCAAGTGGCTACTCTGCCTAGTTTTCAAAATTCGTTTGGTCAAGGGTCAAACGGAAAATTTAGCTATGTAGATGGTAAAGGTGGTGGTATTAATGATGGTGTTGATGAAAGTTGGGGACCAAAATTAGATGGCCGTCTTATCCCTCAATTTAATTCAAATGGCGTAGCTGTCCCTTTTGTGGCTCATCCAAATAATGTAAAAAACTTCTTTAATACAGGTCTTACTTTTGATAATAGTATTGCTGTGGCTAGATCTGACGAAAAATCTGATTTCCGTTTAGGGGTAAATAATCAAAAACAATTAGGGACAGTACCAAACAGCGAAATCAACAAAACAAACTTTACAATCAATACAAATTACCAGATATCCAAAAACATAAAAATTGGTGTAACAGGAAACTATATTGTTACTGATGCTCCTGCCCTTCCTGGTGGTCCTTCGGGTAATCGTGCTGCAGGTGTAATGCTTCAGTTTCTTTGGTTTGGACGTCAAGTAGATGTTAATGAACTTAGAAATAATAGAGATGTTAACTGGAACAGTAGCTATTATAGCAATCCGTATTGGAATGCCTATTATAATACGACCAGCCAGCAACGCAACCGTATAATCGGGGATATTCATTTGGAAGCAAAAATCATAGATGGATTAAATTTCAGATTCCGTACTGGAATTGACTATTATAATGATCGTAGAAAATACGAAATTAAACATGGCACAAGCGGAACTCCTTTTGGTTCCTATGCTGAAGATGCTTATACTGTAAATGAAAGAAATACAGAGGGTATTTTTCAATATACCAAAAAACTGACTAGCGATTTTAGCTTAGATGCGCTTACTGGATTTAATATTCGTAACCATAGCGATGCAAACAATTATCAAAAAGCACCCCGCTTGGCTGTACCTGATTTATATACTTTGAATAATTCACGTGATCCGTTGACTTCTTCAAATTATTTATCAAAATTAAGAGTTTATAGTGTATATGCATCTGCTCAAGTTGGTTATAAAAACTATGCTTTTTTAAACCTAACGGCTCGTAATGACTGGTCATCGACATTACCAAGTAGTAACCGCTCGTACTTCTACCCTTCTATTAATGGTAGTTTAGTTCTAACTGATGCTTTGAATCTAAAAAGTAATACACTCGATTTTCTAAAACTTCGCGGTGGATGGTCTGAAGTTGGTAATGATGCAGATCCGTATCAATTGTCTACCGTTTATAATTTCCAAACTGCATTTGATGGTAATCCGATTCAAACTTCTTCACAAAAGAAACTCAATGAAAACCTAAAACCAGAAACAACCCGCTCTACCGAAATTGGTATCGAATCTTCTTTCTGGAAAAACAGATTGCATCTTGATGTTGCTTACTATAACACCAATAGTTTTGACCAGATTCTGGAAATTAAAACCACTACTGCTAGCGGTTATAATTCTCAGTTAATTAATGCCGGAAAAATTAACAACCGCGGTATCGAAATTCAATTGGACGGAAGCCCTATCCAGACTCAAAATTTCAAATGGAATGTAGGCGCTAATTATTCTAAGAATATAAGCAAGGTTGAAATTCTTGATTATGAAAAACAAATTCAAAACTACACCATTGGTACATCAGGAGGTGTCGATGTATTGGCCTCTGTAGGTCAAGCCTATGGTGCACTTTATGGTACTGCTTATCAGCGTGACGCAAATGGAAACATTGTTGTAGGCGCAAATGGTTTACCAAAAGCCGATCCGCAAAAGAAGGTATTAGGACATTATACTCCTGACTATATTGCTGGTCTTACCAACACATTTACATACAAAAATATTGAATTGTCTTTCCTTATTGATGCTAGTGTAGGCGGAGAACTTTTTTCGGGAACTAACCGAACTGGAAACTATACAGGAGTACTAGCCCAAACCCTACCTGGCCGTGATGCTGCCAATGGCGGATTAAGCTACTATGATAATTCGGGTACAAAAACCTTACTTGGTGGTGGAGCAGCGCCAAGTGGAGCAACAGTTTATGATGACGGAATGATTTTTAAAGGGGTATATGCTGATGGGGCTCCTAATAATCAAGTGATAAGTGCACAGGAATACTACAAATCATCCTATAATATTAGCGAAGCTTATGTATACAGTTCAACTTTTGTAAAACTAAGAGAGATAAAACTTGCTTACAGCTTCAATAAAACATTTGTTAAGAAACTCGGATTGCAAGCAGCCAGTCTTACCGCAGTTGGTCGTAATCTGCTGTTTATCTATAAAGACGCTCCTAATATTGACCCTGAAACGGCTTTCAACACCGGAAATGCGCAAGGCTTAGAAAGTTTGTCCTTGCCAACGACTAGAAATTTTAGCCTTAATCTTAATGTCAAATTTTAAAAACTCAGAATCATGCTAAAAAAAATAGTATATATAACACTACTTGCATTATCAGTGACTTCATGCAATGATAGCTTGGATGATATTAATAGAAATCCAAATGCAACAGAAACTCCATTGGCCCCTTACCTATTAACTGGAACGTTAAAACAAGGAGCCGACATATATTGGGGATCAGATAATAACTTCAATTCGTCTTTGTTGTTTGTTCAACATTGGGCCAAAATTCAATATACCGAACCAGATAGATATGATGTATCTAATACTTCTTTCGTTTCTTTATGGAATACTGGATATGCAACCTTGATTACAGATTTGAATACAATTCTAGATTTTCCTGAACAACAAGCAAATTCAAATTATAAAGGGATTGCACTTACCTTACGTTCATGGACTTTTTTATTGTTGACAGATGCTTATGGTAACATTCCTTATAAAGAAGCGGGTAAAAAAATAACACCAGCCTATAATTCTCAAAAAGAAGTATATATCGGATTACTTGAAGATTTAAAACAAGCACAGTCTTTGTTAAGTTCTACAAACGGAGCTGTTACTGGAGATTTGGCATATAAAGGTGATATTTCGAAATGGAAGAAACTAGTGAATTCGCTTCGTTTAAGAATTGCGCTAAGAATCTCAGACAAAGAACCTGCTCTAGCCAAACAAACTGCAATTGAGGCTACAACAGATCCTGCAGGAGTAATTAGCAACAATAGTGAAATTTTTAAGTTCAATTATATCAGTTCTCCTCAACAAAATCCTGCTTCAGCTTGGTTTGAAACACGTGATGATTTCCGTATTTCGAAAACATTGGTTGATAAGTTAAATGAGCTATCCGATCCTCGTTTGCCTGTTTATGCACAGTTACCATCGGATGCAAGCGTAGGTAAATACGTTGGAGGTGCCAATGGTTTATCAAATAGTGATGCCAACAGTCAAGGATTTGCAAAAACATCAAAACCAGGTACTTATTTCTTAACCTCTTCGTCACCTGCTGTTATCGTATCTTACTCTGAAGTTTTGTTTAATCTGTCTGAAGCTGTAGCCCGTGGTTATATCGATGGAGATGCCGAGCAACTGTATAAAAATGCAATTACGGCATCATTCAACCAATTTGGAATTACCGATGCTACAACAATTTCTAATTATCTAAACCAAGCAACTGTAAAGTACGATGCTACAAATTATGCTAAGTCTATAGGTACACAAAAATGGATTGCTTTCTTCGGACAAGGTCTTGATGCCTTTGCTGAATGGAGAAGACTTGATTATCCTGTTTTAAAAGCAGGTCCAAACACCGTTTTAGATGGTAAAATACCTTCTCGCTTTTTTTATCCAGGTACTGAACAATCGCTAAATGGAGTTAACTACAAAGCAACTATAAGTACTCAAGGTCAAGATTTACTTACTACTAAACTATGGTTTGACGCTAAATAAAAAGAATTCTAAGCGCTATTAGTTTTCTAAAATGTGCTAAACTAATCAGGCTAATAAATTACTAATACGTGATTTATTAGCCTGATTTATTTGTTTTGTGTGTATATAAATGAAAAAAGCGACCCTTGTGAGGCCGCTTTGAATGTTTTCACAACGGAATAATCCTTATTGTGAATTGCTTCAAAATTGTATTGCAATGATACAACAAAATCTCTAATCTTAATTATGGCTATCCGTAAATCAATTAATTATCTTTTACTTAATTTTAGAAATTAATTTTTTAGAGATGAAAAAAATATTAGGATTAGACTTAGGAACAACTTCTATTGGATGGGCATATGTGCATGAAGCAGAAAATAATGATGAAACATCATCAATAATAAATTCAGGTGTACGCATAGTTCCTCTTACTACCGATGAAGAATCCGACTTCAAAAAAGGTAATACAATCTCCATAAATGCAGACAGAACATTAAAGCGTGGAGCAAGACGTGGCTTACAACGTTTTAAACAAAGAAGAGATGCGTTATTAGAAACCTTTAATAAAATAAATTTTATTTCAACTGATTTTGTTTATGCTGAAACAGGAAAATCAACTACTTTTTCTTCCTATCAACTAAGAGCAAAAGCAGCAGTTGAGGCAGTCTCTAAAGAAGAGCTAGTTCAAGTTCTATTGATGCTTAATAAAAAAAGAGGGTATAAAAGTAGCCGAAAAGCAAAAACAGCTGAAGAAGGAGACGCAATAGATGGAATGAAAATCGCTAAAGAGATTTTCGATAACAATTTAACACCTGGACAATGGGTTCACAATTCTTTATCGAAAGATAGAAAATTTGTTCCTGATTTTTATCGTTCGGATTTACAGAAGGAATTAGAAAAGATTGTTCGTTTTCAAAATCAGTTTCATCCTGAGCAGATTAATGATAAATTATTAGAAGATATTCAAGGTAAAACAAGAAATGCTACCTCCTATCATTTTACAAAAACATTAAATATTGAACTTTCAGAGAATAAAGGGAATCGTGAAGAAACCAAATTGCAACATTACAAATGGAGAAATGAAGCTTTGGCAAAGGAACTCGATTTAAAAGTTTTAGCCTTTATTTGTACCGAAATCAATAATCAAATTAATCAATCTAGTGGCTATCTTGGTGCTATTAGTGACCGAAGCAAAGAACTGTATTTCAATCAGGAAACTGTTGGACAATTTCAATATAAACAGCTTGAAAAAGACCCACATGCCAAACTAAAAAATCAAGTCTTTTATCGTCAAGATTATTTAGATGAATTTGAAAAAATTTGGAAAACGCAAAAACAATTTCATCCCGAATTAAATGATCAACTAGAAACAGAAATTAAAGACATAACTATTTTTTATCAACGAAAACTTAAGTCTCAGAAGCATCTTGTAAGTTTTTGTGAATTTGAAAAGGGGCACAAAGCAATTCCTAAATCATCTCCTTTATTTCAAGAATTTAGGATTTGGCAAAATTTAAATAACGTGGTCGTTAAAAATGAAACGACAAAAGAACTTATTCCTTTGGGTGAAGACCTGAAAAAACTTTTCGCTCAAGAATTATTGTTTAAAGATAGTATGACCGATTCTCAAATGTTATCTTTTTGTGAGCTAAAAAAAGGAACGCATACTGTTAATTTTAAAAAAATAGAAGGCAACAGAACCAATACTTCAATTTTCAAAGCTTTTGAAAAAATACTTGAAGTAGAAGGATATGAAATGGATTTTTCTAAAATGAAACCTACAGAAATAAAAGAAGCAGTGCTTACAATATTTGAAACTTTAGAAATCAATACTGCTATTCTTAATTTTGACCCAACTATTCAAGGGGATAATTTTGACAAACAGACCTATTACCAGTTTTGGCACTTATTATATGCAGCAGAAGATGATGAATATTTGAAAAAAAGTTTAATGAGTAAATTTGGTTTCAAAGAAATTCATATCCCTTTTCTTCTGAATATAAGTCTACAAGCCGATTATGGTAGCTTAAGTGCTAAAGCAATTAAAAAAATATTACCTCATTTGATTGATGGACATATTTACGATAAAGCATGCACATTAGTAGGATATAATCATTCGTCTTCTTTAACAACAGAACAAAATAATGAAAGAATTTTAAAAGATACTTTAGAATTACTTAAAAAAAACAGCTTAAGAAATCCTGTCGTAGAAAAGATACTTAATCAAATGATTAATGTAATTAATGCTATTGTAAAAGACCCAGCATTAGGAAAACCTGATGAGATTCGTGTAGAATTAGCTCGAGAGTTAAAAAACAATAATGAACAACGTAGCGAAATGACTAAGGTTATTAATAAAAGTACTGCCGAGCATGAGCAAATTAGGAAATTATTACATACCGAATTTGGAATTCATCGTGTTACTAGAAATGACATAATAAGATATAAACTTTGGAAAGAATGTGACGGAATTTCATTATACACAGGAAAGCCAATTGAACCATCCAAATTGTTTACTAAAGAGTATGACATTGAACATATTATTCCAAAATCACGTTTGTTTGACGATAGTTTTTCTAATAAAACAATTTGTGAACGTCAATTAAATATTGAGAAAAGTAATAAAACTGCTTACTCTTTTTTACAAGAAAAATTATCTGCTGAAGAATTTGATCAATTCGAAAAAAGGATAAAAAGTTTGTTTGGCAAAATAAGCAGAACAAAACAGAACAAACTCTTAATGGCAGATAATGAAATCCCTGAAGGTTTTATTGACCGTCAATTAAGAGAGACACAATATATTGCAAAAAAGGCCAAAGAAATTTTACTTGAAATTTCAAGAAATGTAACTTCAACTATTGGAAGTGTAACTGATAAACTACGCGATGACTGGGAATTGGTTGATGTGATGAAAGAACTCAATTGGGATAAATACGACAAATTAGGATTGACTCATATTGAAGAAGGTAAGAACGGAGAACGCTTGTACAAAATTAAAGATTGGACAAAGAGAAATGACCATCGTCATCATGCCATGGATGCTATAACTGTTGCTTTTACTAAATCTGCCTATATTCAGTATTTAAATAATCTTAATGCAAAAACGCAAGGCGATAAAAAAGCAGATTCTATCTATGGAATTGAGGCAAAATATTTAAGAAGAGATAAGAATAACAAACTTAGATTTATCGAGCCAATGCCCAACTTTAGAGAAGAAGCCAAAAAGCAACTCGAAAGTATTTTAATTTCCTACAAAGCAAAAAACAAAGTGGTTACTAAAAATAAAAATATCACTATAAAAAGTGGTGGAACCAATCAGAAAATTCAACTTACACCAAGGGGGCAATTGCATGAAGCTACCATTTACGGTAAACTGCAACAATATGTAACCAAAGAAGAAAAAGTAAATGCCAATTTCACTAAAGAATATATCACTAAGGTAGCAAAGAAAGAATTTCGAGAAGCGCTCCTAAAACGATTAAAAGAAAACGATAACGACTCTGAAAAAGCTTTTACAGGAAAAAATGCACTGAACAAATCACCAATATATATCAGTTTAAAAGATAAAATTACAGTTCCAGAAAAAGTAAAAACAGTTTGGCTAGAAGATAATTATACTATCCGAAAAGACATTACACCTGATAATTTTAAAGATTTAAAAAGTATTGACAAAGTAATTGATGTAGGTTTAAAAACTATTCTTGAAAACCGATTAAATCAATATGCTAATGATTCGAAAAAAGCTTTTAGTAATTTAGATGAAAATCCTATTTGGCAGAACAAAGAAAAAGGAATTACTATAAAACGAATAACTATAAGAGGCATTAGCAATGCTCAATCTTTGCATACCAAAAGAGATCATTTAAGAAATGAAATTTTAGACAAAAAAAACAATCCTATTCCAGTAGATTTTGTGAGTACAGGAAACAATCATCATGTAGCAATTTATGAAGATGAAAAAGGAAATCTACAAGAAGAAATTGTAACCTTTTTTGATGCGGTTATTCGTAAAAATGAAAGCCTTTCGATTATTAATAAGAATCATAGTTCTGGATGGAAGTTTTTATTTACAATGAAAAAAAATGAAGTTTTTATTTTCCCTTCAGAAAATTTTAATCCAAATGAAATAGATTTATTAAATCCAATGAATTATAGCTTAATTAGTCCAAATATGTATAAAGTTCAGTCTTTATCAATAATTAAATATGGTAATGCTACAATTAGAGACTTCAAATTCAGACATCATCTTGAAACAACCCTAACAGACAAAAAAGAATTAGTAAACATAACTTATAAACAAATAAAAAGCTTACCACCATTGCAAAACATTATAAAAGTCAGAATCAATCATTTAGGTCAAATTATTCAAATTGGAGAATATTAGTTATGATAAAACGTACCCTTTTCTTTGGAAATCCCGCTTATTTAAGTACCAAAAATGAGCAAATAGTAATTTCTTATCCCGACAAAGAACAAGAAACCAAAACAGTAGCTATTGAAGATATTGGCGTGATTGTTTTAGAAAACCAACAAATTACAATAACTAATGGTTTACTAGAGAAATTAACGCATAATAATGTCGCTTTAATTAATTGCAATCAGCAACACCTTCCGATTGGGTTGCTGATGCCGTTGGATGGACATACAGAACAATCAGAACGGTTTAAAAATCAAATTAACGCTTCTGTTCCGCTTAAAAAAAATCTATGGCAACAGACTATAAGTTCTAAAATAACAAATCAAGCAGGACTATTAAAAGAAAAAGGAATTCCAATGCGCAAAATGGAACTTTGGGCAAAAGAGGTTACTTCCGGAGATGCTTTAAATCACGAATCAAGAGCAGCAGTTTATTATTGGGAACGTTTAATTGAAATAGAAAATTTCTCAAGAGGGCAAAATGGAATCCCTCCAAATAATTTACTAAATTACGGTTATGCGATTTTGAGAGCTATTACAGCAAGAGCATTAGTAAGCTCGGGAATGCTCCCGACATTAGGTATTTTTCATCGTAATAAATATAATGCCTATTGCCTAGCTGACGACATTATGGAACCTTACCGCCCGTATGTTGATTTGATTGTATGTCATATTATGGAAACTGTTGATTCTTATGAAGAATTAACAGTTGAAATAAAAAAGCAGTTACTAAGTATTGCTTCAATGGATGTTTTAATAGACGGAAAAAATAGTCCTTTGATGGTTGCCATGAGCAGAACAACAAATTCGCTCCATGAATGTTTTGAAGGAAGTTCGAGAAGAATTTTATACCCAGTTTATGTATGACGAGCATTATACACGTTTAAATCAATATAGAAGTTTGTGGATATTAGTTTTTTTTGATCTGCCCACTGAGACGCGAAAAGAGCGTAAAATTGCTAGTACCTTTCGTAAGAAATTATTAGACGATGGCTTTTCTATGTTTCAATTTTCTATATATATGCGCTTTTGTGCGAGTCGCGAAAATGCCGAAGTCCATTCTAAAAGAATAAAAAATAGTCTCCCTGAACATGGCAAAATTGGTGTCATGCAAATTACCGATAAACAATTTGGAATGATGGAACTTTTTTACGGAAAAAAACCTGTGGAACCTGAGAAACCATCGCAACAATTAGAGCTTTTCTAAAAATTAGAATTAAAAAAAAACCTAACAATCTCTTCCTCAATACTTAAGGAAGTCAATTTTAACAACCCTATATTAACCCATAACTCACAACATATCAAACGATTAACTCGCGGTATGTTGGGAATTATAAGTAAAAATACAATTTTGAAAGCAATTCACAACATGTCGGCTGTGATGTCTCAAATACAACTAGTTGGGAATTATAAGTAAAAATACAATTTTGAAAGCAATTCACAACTATAGCTGCAGACAGTACGAAAACGGTTCAGTTGGGAATTATAAGTAAAAATACAATTTTGAAAGCAATTCACAACAAAAGAGGTTATTTCTAACCAAAACACTAGTTGGGAATTATAAGTAAAAATACAATTTTGAAAGCAATTCACAACCTTCAACCTTAAACAATGTCTTTTTGGTTTGTTGGGAATTATAAGTAAAAATACAATTTTGAAAGCAATTCACAACCACAGTATATGAGTGATAAAAAACCGTTTTGTTGGGAATTATAAGTAAAAATACAATTTTGAAAGCAATTCACAACTATCTTCTTTAATGGGTTCGTTTTTTAATTGTTGGGAATTATAAGTAAAAATACAATTTTGAAAGCAATTCACAACCAAACGATCCAGCCATTGTAACTAAATTAGGTTGGGAATTATAAGTAAAAATACAATTTTGAAAGCAATTCACAACGGTAGTTTCGATGTCTGTGATTAATATTTCGTTGGGAATTATAAGTAAAAATACAATTTTGAAAGCAATTCACAACGCACGTGCATTCTTTCTTTTTCTATAACGGTTGGGAATTATAAGTAAAAATACAATTTTGAAAGCAATTCACAACCCATTGCCTGCGTTCCCAATAACCGATAGGTTGGGAATTATAAGTAAAAATACAATTTTGAAAGCAATTCACAACCATCACGTAAAGATGTTGGTAACGCTGCGAGTTGGGAATTATAAGTAAAAATACAATTTTGAAAGCAATTCACAACCAGGAAGAAATGTAATTACTATTGCGCCTAGTTGGGAATTATAAGTAAAAATACAATTTTGAAAGCAATTCACAACCGTCGACACTAAAGGTTATGTTACTTTAGGTTGGGAATTATAAGTAAAAATACAATTTTGAAAGCAATTCACAACAATTGACTTGAATATCTGTCGAGTGTGAAAGTTGGGAATTATAAGTAAAAATACAATTTTGAAAGCAATTCACAACGAAATAACAATAATAAAAAAAAGTATTTTTGTTGGGAATTATAAGTAAAAATACAATTTTGAAAGCAATTCACAACTTCAATAGAAAGTCCTTGCAAAAGATTATGTTGGGAATTATAAGTAAAAATACAATTTTGAAAGCAATTCACAACTAAAGCCGCTTCTGGTCGTGAAACTACTTCGTTGGGAATTATAAGTAAAAATACAATTTTGAAAGCAATTCACAACTATAAGTAAACCCATTATAAGCTGGGTTAGGTTGGGAATTATAAGTAAAAATACAATTTTGAAAGCAATTCACAACGCCGAAGACTTCGCAATATTTGAAGCTTTCGTTGGGAATTATAAGTAAAAATACAATTTTGAAAGCAATTCACAACTAGTGAATAACTACCATTTTTTTTGTCTGGTTGGGAATTATAAGTAAAAATACAATTTTGAAAGCAATTCACAACAAGAGTCGGGAATGAAAATAGTTATGCGAAGTTGGGAATTATAAGTAAAAATACAATTTTGAAAGCAATTCACAACTAAAGATTCATTTGTAATTTCTCTATCATAGTTGGGAATTATAAGTAAAAATACAATTTTGAAAGCAATTCACAACTAGATCAGTATATTTCGGAAACTGACTTATGTTGGGAATTATAAGTAAAAATACAATTTTGAAAGCAATTCACAACAACTGCTGCTTCATATATTGTGGAATATATGTTGGGAATTATAAGTAAAAATACAATTTTGAAAGCAATTCACAACGAGTTAACTAAACTGTTTATTGCAAATAATGTTGGGAATTATAAGTAAAAATACAATTTTGAAAGCAATTCACAACTGATAAGGACAAGGAAGAGAAAAAACCAATGTTGGGAATTATAAGTAAAAATACAATTTTGAAAGCAATTCACAACTCATTAGATTCCAATAAATTATTATTTAAAGTTGGGAATTATAAGTAAAAATACAATTTTGAAAGCAATTCACAACTAGTCGCTTACCTTCTTAGACCA
The nucleotide sequence above comes from Flavobacterium branchiarum. Encoded proteins:
- a CDS encoding SusC/RagA family TonB-linked outer membrane protein gives rise to the protein MKKIINRLLWLCVLLISIGIKAQETKALIQSKLDGTVIDAVTKQPIIGASINIKGTTHGAITDFDGKFHFQTGQKLPYTLIVSYMGYKKNETVVNQNSVVISLTEEPNALSEVVVTALGITKEKKSLGYTTQSLKNKDIAETKETNFLNSLSGKLAGVRITNSQGDMGSSRIVIRGETSIAGNNQPLFVVDGVPVDNSQLGSFGGATRDFKNAVADLNPQDIETLTVLKGPNAAALYGSRAAHGVVLITTKSGKGQQGLGVSFSTGITVSQVATLPSFQNSFGQGSNGKFSYVDGKGGGINDGVDESWGPKLDGRLIPQFNSNGVAVPFVAHPNNVKNFFNTGLTFDNSIAVARSDEKSDFRLGVNNQKQLGTVPNSEINKTNFTINTNYQISKNIKIGVTGNYIVTDAPALPGGPSGNRAAGVMLQFLWFGRQVDVNELRNNRDVNWNSSYYSNPYWNAYYNTTSQQRNRIIGDIHLEAKIIDGLNFRFRTGIDYYNDRRKYEIKHGTSGTPFGSYAEDAYTVNERNTEGIFQYTKKLTSDFSLDALTGFNIRNHSDANNYQKAPRLAVPDLYTLNNSRDPLTSSNYLSKLRVYSVYASAQVGYKNYAFLNLTARNDWSSTLPSSNRSYFYPSINGSLVLTDALNLKSNTLDFLKLRGGWSEVGNDADPYQLSTVYNFQTAFDGNPIQTSSQKKLNENLKPETTRSTEIGIESSFWKNRLHLDVAYYNTNSFDQILEIKTTTASGYNSQLINAGKINNRGIEIQLDGSPIQTQNFKWNVGANYSKNISKVEILDYEKQIQNYTIGTSGGVDVLASVGQAYGALYGTAYQRDANGNIVVGANGLPKADPQKKVLGHYTPDYIAGLTNTFTYKNIELSFLIDASVGGELFSGTNRTGNYTGVLAQTLPGRDAANGGLSYYDNSGTKTLLGGGAAPSGATVYDDGMIFKGVYADGAPNNQVISAQEYYKSSYNISEAYVYSSTFVKLREIKLAYSFNKTFVKKLGLQAASLTAVGRNLLFIYKDAPNIDPETAFNTGNAQGLESLSLPTTRNFSLNLNVKF
- a CDS encoding SRPBCC family protein, with the protein product MKNDLLFDFTIDKTTKTVSISREFASNLSMVWDAFSKQEILDQWWAPKPWSSKTKFMNFEVGGKRFYAMVSPAGEEHWSVQKYTSISPKTNFKMLNAFTDKDENEEPIGSEWDLSFSEQNGITKVSISIYNESLERLERMIEMGFKEGFTMTLKNLEDLLLGLSEK
- a CDS encoding SusD/RagB family nutrient-binding outer membrane lipoprotein, whose protein sequence is MLKKIVYITLLALSVTSCNDSLDDINRNPNATETPLAPYLLTGTLKQGADIYWGSDNNFNSSLLFVQHWAKIQYTEPDRYDVSNTSFVSLWNTGYATLITDLNTILDFPEQQANSNYKGIALTLRSWTFLLLTDAYGNIPYKEAGKKITPAYNSQKEVYIGLLEDLKQAQSLLSSTNGAVTGDLAYKGDISKWKKLVNSLRLRIALRISDKEPALAKQTAIEATTDPAGVISNNSEIFKFNYISSPQQNPASAWFETRDDFRISKTLVDKLNELSDPRLPVYAQLPSDASVGKYVGGANGLSNSDANSQGFAKTSKPGTYFLTSSSPAVIVSYSEVLFNLSEAVARGYIDGDAEQLYKNAITASFNQFGITDATTISNYLNQATVKYDATNYAKSIGTQKWIAFFGQGLDAFAEWRRLDYPVLKAGPNTVLDGKIPSRFFYPGTEQSLNGVNYKATISTQGQDLLTTKLWFDAK